ACTGGCACATTTCATGTGTGCAGTGGGTACTGGTAGGTTCTGCTCGTTTGAAACTGGATATCACGAAATCTGTGATACCATTCAGCTGGAAAAGTATCGTTATCTTTTTCAATGCGCAAAGGAAAGTAATGATTTTGATTCATTTATGAAATTCGCAGTGTAGTTTTGTGCAATTTTTCAAATTTGCTCATTTATAGCTTAGTAATAATTCCGATATTCACTCGGCGTCATATGCATGGATTTTTCAAATGCTCTTAAAAATGTAAGTGTATTTCTAAATCCTACCTGAGTAGCAATCGAATTGATAGAAAGCTTCGAGTAAGAAAGTAATTCTTTGGATTTAGAAATACGATATTCGTTTACGTATTGATGCACGGTAATCCCCATTTGTTTTTTAAACAGTTTGCAAAAATAATGTTTTGAAAAACTGATTTCACTACAGATCGTATCGATATCTAAAGTAGTGCTGTAGTTTTCCTGAATAAATTTTAAAGCAGTAGAAACGACATTTTGTTGAACAGGAGTCAATCCTTTAATTGTGTTGATTTCAGAAGTCTGTTCATAAAGTGCTGTAAAAATGTGATGGATCAGGAGCGATGAATTGATTGACTGGTAAGTAAAATCATTTGTATCGTGCTCGGAAATACAGTTTTCATAAAGTTCCATAAACAGATCCAGAATATTGGTGAAAGGATTATTCAGAATAATATTGTTTTGTGTGCGGACCAGATTGTAAAAAAGTCTGGCGTGGCTGCCGCTGACAATAAAATAGTAGGCAGTCCAGTCTTTGGAATTTCGCGAAAACGTACTTGTGGTATTGCAGGCAGTAACGACAATAGAGTGAGGCTGTATCAACTGTGTGTATTGATTTTTGGTATAGGAAGCTACACCATCTAATGTATAAACAAGAAGATAGTCGTTGAAGTTATTTTTTTTACCAAAGATCAGTTTTCGTTCTCTGATATATCCGCACTCTTTAATATGAAACGGAAGGGATTCTGCAAATGGAGTAGACGAAAACTCTTTCTTGTTGAATGTTTCGGGAAAGATTCTTTTTGGAAGTATCATAAATTCTCCTTAAAGTATATTAAAAAATGGAAATAATCGAAAAAATGCTAAAAATATTCTATCATAAGAGTAAAAAAATGGCAAATATATGAAAAAGACGAAAAAGTATACTAAAAAAACTTTTTTTGATATTGCTTAAACAGGAAAAAAAGATATGATTGTGGCATGGACAAGGAGGACACGAAAAAAATATTACAAGATGGGAAAGGAGAAAAGGTCGATGAGCGAATTTATTCTGGAACTGAAAGATGTAGTAAAAACATTTGGTGGAGTGACAGCTTTAGACGGTGTACAGTTTCAGTTAAAACGGGGAGAAATACATGCACTCATGGGAGAAAATGGCGCAGGAAAGTCAACTTTTATTAAAGTGATAACAGGGGTTCATCAACCCGACAGTGGTCTGATGCTTCTGGAAGGGGAGAAAATAACACTTCGATCTACAGAAGATTCCGCCAAACTTGGAATCGCAGCAATTTATCAGCACGTTACGGCATTTCCGGATCTTTCTGTTACGGAAAACATTTTCATGGGACAGGAGATTAAAACAAAACTGGGGATTTATAACTGGAAATTGATGACCAAAAGAGCAAAAGAGTTAATCGAACCGCTGAGTAAAAACATTGATGTATCGAAACCTATGAGTATGTTATCAGTGGCACAACAACAGCTTGTGGAAATTGCGAAGGCATTGTCCAGAGATGCACGAATTCTGATCATGGATGAACCTACAGCTTCTCTTTCAAAACGAGAATGCGAAGAGTTATATCAAATCACAGAGCATCTTAGAGATGAAGGCGTTTCAATTATTTTTATTACACACAAATTTGAGGATATGTACAGGTTGGCAACTAGGGTAACGGTATTTCGGGATTCCAAATATATCGGATGTTGGGATGTAGATAAAATTTCGAATCAAAAACTCATCGGAGCAATGGTGGGAAGAGAGCTGACGCAGATGTACCCTTCTAAGAAAGCCCGAATAGGAGACACAGTTCTTCGTATTAACAATATTTCGAAGGAAGGATATTTTAAACAGGTTTCGTTTGATGTAAAAAAAGGTGAGATTTTAGGTCTTACAGGTTTGGTGGGGGCTGGGCGTACAGAGGTATGCCAGAGTATCTTCGGAATTATGACTCCGGATAGTGGAACCATTGAGCTGGAAGGAAAACAAGTTTCGATCAAAAATCCAATAGATGCTTTACAATTGGGAATTGGACTTTTGCCGGAAGACAGGCAGACACAGGGACTGATCAATGAACTGCCAATCTACCAGAATGTATCATCAGCAAATATGAACTCGTTCATAAAAGCTGGGAAATTGGATGTAAATGCAGAAGAACAAAAAGCGATTGAATTATGTCAGAAGATTCAGTTGAAAGCAAAAGATATCAGTGCACCTCCATCCTCTTTATCTGGAGGGAATCAGCAAAAGGTTGTGTTTGCCAAGCTTTTAAACTGTGATCTGAAGGTGCTGATTTTGGATGAACCGACGAAAGGAATTGACGTAGGTGCAAAATATTCCATTTATGAGATTATGAATGAACTGACAGCAAATGGTTATGCGATCATTATGGTATCTTCGGAAATGCCGGAAGTATTGGGAATGGCAGACCGGATCGTAGTGATGAGAAGTGGAAGAGTAGTTGGACAGTTTGATACACAAGGAACGACTCAGGAGATGATCCTAGAGGCATCGTTGAAGCATGAAAGCGACAGGAGGGAAGGATAATGCAGGGAAAACGGAATAAAACAATCATTTCCAGAATTACAGAAAACAGAAATTTTGGTCTGCTCCTTGGCTTAGCTGTATTATTAATCATAGCAGCTATCGTGACACCGTCTATGTATTCTTTGAATTCCATTCTCAGTATGCTGCAGAATAATGCAGTGTTTGGACTTCTGGCATTGGGGGAAATGGTCGTGATCATTACAGCCGGAATTGATATTTCCATTGGAGCAAGTTTGTCTCTTGCCGGAGTCGTGTGCTGCAGATTTATGGCTGAAAATCCGGAGATTCCAGCAGTTGTATGGGTAGTTGTCGCAATGCTTGTCGGTGCATTGTGCGGAGCAATCAATGGAATTTTGGTTGGATATCTGAAAATGGTGCCAATGATCGCAACACTGGGAACGATGTATATTTTCAGGGGTCTTTCGTTCCTTTTGAGTGATGGAGAATGGTGGTTTCCACATCAGTTTACAGAAGGATATCAGGCGTTTGCGATTAAAAAAATTGCAGGAGTTCCGAGTATTTTGTGGATTTTGGTGCTTGCCTTTATTCTTGCAGTTTTGTTTTTGGGGTATACATCAAGGGGGAGAAGAATTTATGCGATAGGAACGAATCGAGAGTCTGCGCAGATTGCAGGAATTAAAGAGCAGAGAGTGATATTTCTGGCAATGACGATTTGTGGGATGTTTGCCGGATTATCAGGTATGCTGTATACAGCAAATTATGCGACGTGCAGTTACATGATTGGAGATTCTTATGAGATGACGGCAATTGCAATTTGTATCCTCGGTGGTGTCAGTATTACTGGAGGAAAAGGAAAGGTTGATGGTGTGATCATTGGATTTTTGATGATGTCAGTAATCACATATTTCATTAGTTTGTTGCCGGGACTGAGTGTATGGTCGGATGCAATTCAGGGTGCGATTATTATTGCAGCAGTAGCTTTAAATATCTTTACAGAGCATTCTGCCAAGAAAAGAGCACTGAAAGAAAGGGGGGCATTAATCTGATGAGTGAAAAAAATACAAAGAAAGCAGCCCCTGTCAGGGATTTGTCAGTAAAACAGGGATTTAAAATATCCAGATTCTTAGTAAGCTGGGAAATGGTACTGGTATATATTTTGATTCTGATCAATCTGGTCTTAATGATTAGCAGAACGAATCTGTACTTTTCTCAGGGCACAATACAGTCGATCATTCAGTCAGGTATGGATGTATGCCCACTGGTACTTGGGATGATCTTTATCCTGATGTTAGGAGACATTGATGTATCGGTAGCGTCAATCATGATTTTTTCTTCGATGGCTACAGGACTGTGTTGTTCGGCAGGGCTTCCGGCATTTGCAGGAGTGATTGCAGGGATTGCAGCAGGTGCATTGTGCGGAGCATTCAATGGATTTCTGATAGCATATGTAGGAATGCCGGCAGTAATTGTAACGATAGCGTCGTCTATGTTGTTCCGGGGAATTGTAAAAATCATTCTGGATGTAAATGTATTGAAAGAGTTTCCAAGCTTTTACACGTCTGTGGCGTGGACAAATATTCTGGGAATTCCAATTGCACTGTTATTGTTTTTCGCAATGGCATCAGTATTTGTATTTGTTCTTCATAAATCAAAATTCGGAAGGAAATTGTATATTATCGGAAATAATCCCACATGTGCACAGTATTCCGGAATTGATGTAAAGAAAACAAAAATGACAGTCTTTATTTTGATGGGAGTCATGTGCGGAATTGCATCCATTTTCTTTGTAGGGCGTATGGGCGGCAGTGTTTCTTCCACTATGGGAACGGGATATGAGATGACGGCAATTGCGATCTGTGTGCTTGGTGGAGTTTCTACCAATGGTGGAAAAGGAAAAGTATACGGACCTGTGATTGCGACATTGATTATGGCATTTTTGACATATACGCTTGGGCTTTTGGATGTAGATGC
This window of the Mediterraneibacter gnavus ATCC 29149 genome carries:
- a CDS encoding helix-turn-helix transcriptional regulator gives rise to the protein MILPKRIFPETFNKKEFSSTPFAESLPFHIKECGYIRERKLIFGKKNNFNDYLLVYTLDGVASYTKNQYTQLIQPHSIVVTACNTTSTFSRNSKDWTAYYFIVSGSHARLFYNLVRTQNNIILNNPFTNILDLFMELYENCISEHDTNDFTYQSINSSLLIHHIFTALYEQTSEINTIKGLTPVQQNVVSTALKFIQENYSTTLDIDTICSEISFSKHYFCKLFKKQMGITVHQYVNEYRISKSKELLSYSKLSINSIATQVGFRNTLTFLRAFEKSMHMTPSEYRNYY
- a CDS encoding sugar ABC transporter ATP-binding protein, which codes for MSEFILELKDVVKTFGGVTALDGVQFQLKRGEIHALMGENGAGKSTFIKVITGVHQPDSGLMLLEGEKITLRSTEDSAKLGIAAIYQHVTAFPDLSVTENIFMGQEIKTKLGIYNWKLMTKRAKELIEPLSKNIDVSKPMSMLSVAQQQLVEIAKALSRDARILIMDEPTASLSKRECEELYQITEHLRDEGVSIIFITHKFEDMYRLATRVTVFRDSKYIGCWDVDKISNQKLIGAMVGRELTQMYPSKKARIGDTVLRINNISKEGYFKQVSFDVKKGEILGLTGLVGAGRTEVCQSIFGIMTPDSGTIELEGKQVSIKNPIDALQLGIGLLPEDRQTQGLINELPIYQNVSSANMNSFIKAGKLDVNAEEQKAIELCQKIQLKAKDISAPPSSLSGGNQQKVVFAKLLNCDLKVLILDEPTKGIDVGAKYSIYEIMNELTANGYAIIMVSSEMPEVLGMADRIVVMRSGRVVGQFDTQGTTQEMILEASLKHESDRREG
- a CDS encoding ABC transporter permease: MQGKRNKTIISRITENRNFGLLLGLAVLLIIAAIVTPSMYSLNSILSMLQNNAVFGLLALGEMVVIITAGIDISIGASLSLAGVVCCRFMAENPEIPAVVWVVVAMLVGALCGAINGILVGYLKMVPMIATLGTMYIFRGLSFLLSDGEWWFPHQFTEGYQAFAIKKIAGVPSILWILVLAFILAVLFLGYTSRGRRIYAIGTNRESAQIAGIKEQRVIFLAMTICGMFAGLSGMLYTANYATCSYMIGDSYEMTAIAICILGGVSITGGKGKVDGVIIGFLMMSVITYFISLLPGLSVWSDAIQGAIIIAAVALNIFTEHSAKKRALKERGALI
- a CDS encoding ABC transporter permease subunit; protein product: MSEKNTKKAAPVRDLSVKQGFKISRFLVSWEMVLVYILILINLVLMISRTNLYFSQGTIQSIIQSGMDVCPLVLGMIFILMLGDIDVSVASIMIFSSMATGLCCSAGLPAFAGVIAGIAAGALCGAFNGFLIAYVGMPAVIVTIASSMLFRGIVKIILDVNVLKEFPSFYTSVAWTNILGIPIALLLFFAMASVFVFVLHKSKFGRKLYIIGNNPTCAQYSGIDVKKTKMTVFILMGVMCGIASIFFVGRMGGSVSSTMGTGYEMTAIAICVLGGVSTNGGKGKVYGPVIATLIMAFLTYTLGLLDVDANTRKIVTGLILIIAVLIPSLNRELLASLKLKFIYKGNKNVEALNIRTAEEIKVLKRNLESLKQDTSLEQAEKAAKMEKIEKNITNLQKKCKEQTDIWIKEQQEDEKRAKARFAAK